The Nitrospiria bacterium sequence CATGTAGCCCGCGTTCTTATTATAGTTTTCTCTCGGTCTAGCCAAATCGATTTCCTTATGAGCCACGTTGAAGTCGCCGCAGACGATGAGCGGCTTCTTCTTTTCCAAAACCTTTAAGTACGACAGAAAGTCGGCGTCCCACCGTTGGCGGTATTGAAGCCGTTTTAATTCACTGCCGGAGTTGGGCGTGTAGACGTTCAGAAGAAAATAATCCTCAAACTCGAGAGTGATCACGCGGCCTTCCCGGCCGTGCTCTTCCCGATCGATGTCCTTGCGCACGGAAAGGGGAACCATCCTGGCCAGAACGGCGGTTCCCGAATACCCCTTTTTCACCGCCGAATTGGTGTAAATGTGATAGCCATGGATGCCCGACAAGGCATCGAGGACCTGTTCGTCCTGGGCCTTGGTTTCCTGAAGGCAGAACATATCCGCCCCCATGGCCTCGAGGGAAGCCGGAAAATCCTTTTTCATGGCCGCGCGAATGCCGTTGACATTCCAGGAAACAATACGCATTTTCTTTTATTGCTCCACTGATCCATTGCTCCATTCTCAAGCCCCCCGCGCGCGTGGGCGGACCGGAGGGGCGCCGCTTCCCGATCTAGCGCCCCCTGGAATGGTGCATATGAACCACCTTCCATCCGTTTTTGTAACGGCAGAGGACGCAGCTCCAGCGGGTCTCAAAACTTCCGGCCTTGCTTCCGCCGATCTCCTTGTACCGCAGGTCGTAGGCCGCCCAGGCCGTATCCCCGTTCACCTTGATCGTGCTCGCCAGCTCCTCCGACTCGATCGCGCTCGTCTCGCGGAACTGCTCCTCGAAGGAGGCCTTGATCGCGGGCCAGCCCACCTGCTTGTCTCCCGCCTGCGAGCCGTAGAAGACCAGGTCGGGCTCGTGCGCCACCGCCGCTTCCAGCGCCTTGATGTCCCGCTTCTGAACCGCGTCCCGGAATTTTTCGATCACCGCCCTCACATCCTTCACCGCCTGCGTATCCATGTCGCACCTCCCCGATTGATGAATGCCTTTTACCTTACTGCTCTACTGCTCCATTGATCCAATGCTCCATTCCCAAGCCCCTCCCGCGCTTGAAGGCGGAGGGGAGACGGAAATCAAGTCAATATGACTTCGCCGGTGGTCATGGTCGTTTGCCGTTTGGCCGAAACAAATTCCGCTTGTCGGGCCTTCCTCATACATCCTCCTAATAATTAGGCGGTGTGATTTCTAAAACGAGAACCGTAACGGTATCGCGTTCCACGGCATAGACGACTCTGTAGGGCAAACTTACCCGTAATGAATGCTGTAATAATATATTACTTTTAATAAGTCAAGGGGCGCGGGAATTCGGATCGGAGGATCCGCGATGACAGGAGAAAATGGGACGCCGCGCGCGGGGCCGGGGGGAGTGAAACTAAAATTTTAAGACCTGACCGTCTTCCTTTGGATTTGCCGGTATAATCGCGGTGGCTTACAATCCACTTGGCGTCAAAGTCGACTGCGCCGGAGAGACGGCCCTAGGCCAACTATCGGGATAAAAAAAGAGGGTAGCCACTTGGCTACCCTCCGGAATATCAAGGGGCTACTGCCCCCGCGTGCCTTACTTTGGGCTCGCCGGACTATCCGCGGCCATGGACAGGGCAAAATAGATGACCCATACCACGAGACCCGTGATTGCGGCAAACGCAAGGGCCGTATTGCCCAAGTCGTGTGGAATCATTGTGACCTCCTTCTCTCAGCAGGGTTCAACGTTGCTTCGTCAGGAGGCTCCGATGAAAAAACCCTGCGCCACTTACGTGGTTCGCAGGGTTCCACTTGAAAGCCTCTTCGGCAGCGGTCCAACCATTCCCTTCTTACCATCATTATGCGGGAGTAGGTTGACGGCTTTGCGCCCCACCCTTTCGGAGTGGGTTGCCCTTTCGGCGGCCTTCTGACCTATTGTTCTGCTTGAATAGGACTATACCATAAAACAGTGTCCGCTGTCTATCAATAAGAAAAAAGGAGTCGGGTCCTGATTTCAGCGCCCAACGAGGACACTGTGACCCTAATTCTTTTTTTGTAGCAGCCATACATTCTCTTTAGCCGCGCATTTTCCCTTCAATCCACCCGGGACATCCGTGCCTGCCAGGAGTTTTAAATCATAACGATCTCTATAGCGCTTTTTTACTTCCTCGTTACTGACTGAAAAAGGAGGGCCATCCATCATGCTTTGGTCGTACTCATAGCTAATGAGCAACTGCCGTGCCGTATCGGTCATCTCCGTTAAGTGCGCCGTGTATCGACCGCGCATGGCTTCGGGCAGTGCGACTAAAGCGGCCCGGTCATAAATGGCATCAACCGGGCCGAGCATCCGGCGTGACAAATTAAACATGTCGCCAACAAATATGTCGATATTTTCAGCGCTGTGATGATCGGCATCACCCACCCCTGATATTTTGGGTTCCACCCCAAGCTCCGCAAATAATTGCTCAACGGCTATTTTGCTCAACTCAGCACCCGCGACACGATAGCCATTGGAAAGCAGCCAGGAAATATCAAGAGTCTTACCGCACAAGGGTAAAAATACGCGACGGCCTTTCGCCAGGGAAAGCTCTTTGAAATATTTGACCAGGAGTGGGTTGGCTTCACTTGCGTGGAAAGAAATTTCATTATTTAGCCACCTTTGGTGCCAAAAACTTGGATCCATCATAACTCCTTTCGAGCGCTATCCCGTCCTAACAAAGAAGCCAACAGTCAGGCATGGCGTCACCGGAACTACCAAGATGATCCAAGAGCAAACTTAAGCCCTTTACAGCACGTTATTAGCGGCTTTCGTCTTCCACGGCCACGGCGGTCACGATGAGCACCGCATAGTCTTGCTTTTTACAGCCCGCGACGGGAGGCATCGGCCCCCCCGGAGGAACCGGAAACGCCGCCTGCTGCGCCCTGGACGGAGAACACGATCCATCGCCGGCCGCCGGCGTATAGCGCGCGGAACGGCACCCCAGGTGCGTCACGTCATGGAGCGTGGCGTGGTCGTCGAGCTCCCAGCGCGCGTTGCCGTCCTTGTCGGGCGGATGAACGGTCAGCACCGCCGTGACCTCGCGATTACCCGTGACCCGGTATTGGCCGGGAGGGAGTGGAAATTCCGGCTGCTCCATGATCAAGCCGTGTTCCTCCAGCCACCAGTCGGCCCGGTCGAACTTCCAGCGTGCCGGGGCGACTCCACCCGCTTCCTCCAGCTGCTCAAAGCGGCTCAAGCGAACTCCCCGAGGACCCGGATCCAGAGGCCAGAGACCCCACAACTGCGCGCCGCTCCCGGAGCTGGCGCCCGGATCGCCCAATGCCGCGATGAACTGCGTCGGAACACGCTTAAACTTCACCGGACCTCCGCCCGCGGCGTGAACCGACGGACCCAAGGCGGCCGTCATCACGATCAAGGCCGTCGCAAGGCCGACCCGGCTAATCGGGAGCATCCCTCCGCGCATTGACAACAGCACGGCGCCTCGATGCAAAGGGCTTGGGGCTCTGAGCTTCCTGAGATTGGATAGCATCATTCGACCTTTCTTTTGCTAAATCCGGGTCGGGCTTGACTTTTGCGCCGATGAATTCGGCTTCACTTCCCCCGCCCGCGCGCGACGACGGAGGGGAGCCGGGATATCTCATTAATCCATTTTGCCTTCTTCTCCGCTTCCGGCATCATTCCTTGCTCCCCCTTTTCCCAAACCGTGAGGACGTGTTCAGTGCCACGGCGGCGCGAATAAGCGCCTTGAACGCGCCTGCGTCGATCTCCTCCCCCTCATGGATGTCAATCGCGCGCCGGGTGTTGCCTTCGAGGCCGGAGTTGAAGAGGCCTGAAGGGTCCTCCAGTGATGCGCCCTTGGCGAAGGTCAACTTCACGATCGACTTGTACGACTCGCCGGTGCAGATCATTCCGGCGCGCGACCACACCGGAACCCCTCTCCACTTCCACTCCTCGACCGCTTCGGGGTCGGCCTGCTTGATGAGCATTCGGACCCGAGCGAGCGTCTCGCCCCGCCAATCGCTCAGCTCCTTGATTCTCGCATCGATCAGCCGAGAGGGAGAATCTCCCCCTTTTCCTTCCATCGAGCCGCCCTTACTCTTCTTCATGGTCGTTGTCGCTTTCTTTATGGTTGTATTAAGGGGGTTTAGTCTTGATTTCATACATTTAAGGTTTCATAAAGCTCGCCCAGAAGCGAAAGGAACATCTTGGAATGGGCCGGCTTTCGGAAGATGAGACGGTATCCCGCGCCGCGATTCATCACGTGATACCAGGCGCCGGGATAGAGGATGCGAAGCGGACGGGCCATGGCACAACTTAGCTCATAAAATATATGAAGTCAAGACTTGGCCCCTTTACAAATTCAGTGGGGTTCACTTTTCAAACTCACAATCGACGGATCCATGAATTGATGCTCGAAGTCCGCGCGCTCGATCGCGCGCGAGGGCGGAGGGGAGATCAAGAATTTCTTAAACCACTCTTTTCAGACCTGAAAAGAGCCTTCTAAGGGCAAAAATCGAATTCTTTTTCAATGAACGATTATATTTCTCAATGCAATTTCTAGGTCCGACCCGAACCTTGACCTTTAGAAATCCGCCGGGCGCTTTTTCGTGGGGGTTAAAAGAACGAATAGGTTCGCCCCTGAACCCCCCGGCCGCTAGATATATAATGATGCAAATCGAATATAGTGCTCCTTTTGGCGGCGCGGAGAAGCTTCGAATTTTCCACTTTCCCCCAACGCGGCCTGGCGTGGACGTACGGGTATAACGATGGAATAAAAATTTCGGAAATATTTTGGTAGGACAGCGGAGCCAGTATACAAAAAATCAAACGAACCCGGCAAGAAAAATATCGGATGATTTCCTTCCGGCAGCCTCAGCCCTTCCAGGTCATCCGGACCAGCCGCGGGTCGTCGCCGTAGTGGAGCTTGAGCTCGCCGTGGTAGGCGTGCCAGAGCGCCTCGCCGATCCGCCGCGGGAGATGGCTGTCGGTCGTCCTCACCACGATCGCATCGCCCGATTCCGCGATCCCCATCACGCGGCAGAGCGGATGCTTCCTCTTCGCCTCCGCCTCCTGGTTATGGATCACGCTCAACAGCTCGTTTCGGCGTCTCCGGAGGGAGGGGCCGCTCAGCCGTAGTATCCCGGCCGGATATTTGTCCTGGACCCGGCGGCAGGCCGGACAGAGCGTTTCATGCGCGCGCGCCGGACGGGGCGCCCAGGTCCATTTCCCCTTGTGATAGACCGCGCCGCATTGGGGGCAGACGGTCGGCTCCGGCAGCTTCCCCCGTATTTTATAGGTGTCGTGCACGTTCTCTTTCAACAACCCGAGAAAATGAAGTCCCTGATCTCTCCGCGGCTTGCGATTGGCCGCTCCTTTTGTTTTCCGTTTCATCTTGAATTCGACTCCGTTGGGTGAATGATTCCGCGACTACCTTCGGCGGGACGGCCCAAGCATACTAAAAACGCTTGGAAAGCGCAAGGGCGGCAAGCGATGGGCAGGCTCAGCCGGCCCGAGCGCGGGGTGTGGGGGCATCGGAGGACCCGATCCTGTTTCGTCCGCACGGGCCCCCACTTCTTAAAGAAGCGGCCCCTACGACACGACGACCGGCTCGTCCGGCGCGGCGTTGAGCAAAGACCGTGCGTCCTTTTGGTTGCAGAAGATCTCGAGCAGCTCGTCGCTGTTGACCACGGCCGCGAGCTCGCCGGGCGCAGCCTCGGAATAGAACAGCTTGAGCCCGTCGATCGTTTTCCCCCCGATCGTGACCATCGCCGTCTTTCCGTCCGAGAGCCAGGGGGCGAGGTCCTTGCGCGTGATGTTCGTGATCAGGTTTCCGAAGCGGTCGACATGGATCACCGCTCCTTTGAGACTTCCGCCGCTGCGCCGGCGGACCTCCGGCACGGGAAAGCTCACGGGGTCCGCGATCTTCTTCCCAAGCTTGGAAGGCGAAAGGCCCCCGGACAAGCGCGAGGCGACGGGGGCGAAGAGATCGCGCCCGTCGAAGGTGGCGCTGTAGGCTTTGAGCCGGTATTTTTCGGCCTCAAGCCGGTAGATCCGGGAGGCCGGATGATCGTGATAGATGTAGCTTAAGACGCCGTTGTCCGGCGCGAGGAAGAGGCCGCGCCGGTTGACGACGAGGAGCGGACGGCGCGGCCCGCCGACGCCCGGGTCCACCACGACGACGTGGATCGTCCCCTCCGGAAAGAAACGGGCGGCGGAACGGAGGACGAAGGCGGCCTCGCGGATCCCGAAGGGCGGGATCTCGTGCGTGATATCGACGATCGCGGCCCGGGGCTGAAGACTCAGGATGACGCCCTTCATCTGGGCGACGAGCGCGTCGCGGTCGCCGAAATCGGTGAGGAGGGTGATGATCATGGCGCGCCGTGACGGGTTAAATAATACCGGTGCGCCAGATAGGGATCCCACATCGCGGCCGTGGCGGCCTCCACCGCGTCGACGCCGGCGTCGAGATATTCATCGACGTCCTCCGGCTTCATGATCCCGCCCACGCCGACCGCGACGAAGTCGTAGCGGTTCTTCTTTCGCGTCTCGCAAAGCCAGCGGGCGAACTGGAGCCCGCTCTGTTTGATCCCCGCGCCGCAGACCCCGCTCTCTGGACGGCCCGGGACGGCCGGCTTCCCGTCCGCGTCCAGAACGGTCATCTTCACCGTGTTGATCCCGACGATCCCCTCGACGTGAGAGGCGTTGGCCCGGATCACCGCCTCGAAGGCGTCCCGCTTCCAGAAATTTCCGAGCTTGATGAAAAGGGGAACCTCCCCCAGCAGGGCCTTCGCGGCCTTCGAGATCGCGCCGGAAAGGCCGGGGTCCATGTAGACCATCCCCTCGGCGGCGTGGCTGTTGGGGCAGGACAGGTCCAGCTCGACGATGTCCGCGCCGGCCTCGCGCGCGAGCGCGGCCGAGCGCGCGAAGTCCCGGATGAAGGAAGGCGCGTCCGGATGGGTTTCCGAGCTGCCCATCGTGCTGACGATGAGAACCTGTCCGCGATCGAGATAGCGCTTCGACCGTTCCACGTCCTCCTGCCAGACGGACGGATTGCGCGACGGCACGCCGAAGGAGTTCGTGATGCTGATGTCCCGGAGGCCGGCCGGCGGATGGGTCATCGCGCGGAGCGTCTCGCCCAGGCGGTCGTCCGTCAGCTGTCCGCGGGTCTCGACCAGGACGCAGTTCGGCTTCGGGTTGCTCGGCCGGAAGCGGGTCCGGACCGTCTTGTAGGACAGGAGGTCGAAGCCGAGCTTCGCGTAAACCCGTATCCATCGCGAATTGAGCAGGGGTCCGGCCGCGACGCCCAGACGCGAGCGCAGTTTAAATCCAAGAAAGGGAATGTTCGGCGGCGCACTCCGGGCCGGCGGATAGGGCCCGCGGAAGAAGGGCCCGCGGCGGTAATTCCATTCGTAGGACCGGGTCACGTCGTAGGTCGGATGGAACTCCCGCGCGAGCGTTTTTTGGAGGGATTTATTCATGATGACAGTTTCATGTTGTAGGGGCGAGGCATGCCTCGCCCCTACGCGATCGCGATGTCCAGGATTTCGTAGGTGACGGTCCGGGCCGGCGTCGTGATCGTCACCTCGTCCCCGACCTTGTGTCCGATAAGCGCCTTCCCGACCGGGGATGTGACCGAGATCTTCCCGTTCTTGAGGTCGGACTCGTCCTCCCCCACGAGCATGTATTTCTTCTTCGTCTTGCCGTCGGCTTCCAGAAGGGTCACCGTGGCCCCGAAGACCACCTTGTCGGCCGTCAGCCGGCCGGTCTCGATGATCTCGGCGTTGGCCATCTTCGTTTCGAGCTCCTTGATCCGGCCCTCGACGAAGGACTGCCGCTCCTTGGCGGCGTGGTATTCGGCGTTCTCACTCAGGTCGCCGTGCGCGCGCGCCTCGGCGATG is a genomic window containing:
- a CDS encoding dihydroorotate dehydrogenase, which translates into the protein MNKSLQKTLAREFHPTYDVTRSYEWNYRRGPFFRGPYPPARSAPPNIPFLGFKLRSRLGVAAGPLLNSRWIRVYAKLGFDLLSYKTVRTRFRPSNPKPNCVLVETRGQLTDDRLGETLRAMTHPPAGLRDISITNSFGVPSRNPSVWQEDVERSKRYLDRGQVLIVSTMGSSETHPDAPSFIRDFARSAALAREAGADIVELDLSCPNSHAAEGMVYMDPGLSGAISKAAKALLGEVPLFIKLGNFWKRDAFEAVIRANASHVEGIVGINTVKMTVLDADGKPAVPGRPESGVCGAGIKQSGLQFARWLCETRKKNRYDFVAVGVGGIMKPEDVDEYLDAGVDAVEAATAAMWDPYLAHRYYLTRHGAP
- the tmpT gene encoding thiopurine S-methyltransferase → MDPSFWHQRWLNNEISFHASEANPLLVKYFKELSLAKGRRVFLPLCGKTLDISWLLSNGYRVAGAELSKIAVEQLFAELGVEPKISGVGDADHHSAENIDIFVGDMFNLSRRMLGPVDAIYDRAALVALPEAMRGRYTAHLTEMTDTARQLLISYEYDQSMMDGPPFSVSNEEVKKRYRDRYDLKLLAGTDVPGGLKGKCAAKENVWLLQKKN
- a CDS encoding exodeoxyribonuclease III encodes the protein MRIVSWNVNGIRAAMKKDFPASLEAMGADMFCLQETKAQDEQVLDALSGIHGYHIYTNSAVKKGYSGTAVLARMVPLSVRKDIDREEHGREGRVITLEFEDYFLLNVYTPNSGSELKRLQYRQRWDADFLSYLKVLEKKKPLIVCGDFNVAHKEIDLARPRENYNKNAGYMQEEIDGMNNIARARFIDSFRHKKPDEIKYSWWSMRAGARKRNVGWRIDYVLVSPSLAGRIKNVDILDEVMGSDHCPVLLDLK
- the greA gene encoding transcription elongation factor GreA, which gives rise to MRVPITKKGFEQLRDELDRLRKTERPKVIQAIAEARAHGDLSENAEYHAAKERQSFVEGRIKELETKMANAEIIETGRLTADKVVFGATVTLLEADGKTKKKYMLVGEDESDLKNGKISVTSPVGKALIGHKVGDEVTITTPARTVTYEILDIAIA
- a CDS encoding BCAM0308 family protein, with product MKRKTKGAANRKPRRDQGLHFLGLLKENVHDTYKIRGKLPEPTVCPQCGAVYHKGKWTWAPRPARAHETLCPACRRVQDKYPAGILRLSGPSLRRRRNELLSVIHNQEAEAKRKHPLCRVMGIAESGDAIVVRTTDSHLPRRIGEALWHAYHGELKLHYGDDPRLVRMTWKG
- a CDS encoding DUF1801 domain-containing protein: MKKATTTMKKSKGGSMEGKGGDSPSRLIDARIKELSDWRGETLARVRMLIKQADPEAVEEWKWRGVPVWSRAGMICTGESYKSIVKLTFAKGASLEDPSGLFNSGLEGNTRRAIDIHEGEEIDAGAFKALIRAAVALNTSSRFGKRGSKE
- a CDS encoding SAM-dependent chlorinase/fluorinase, which encodes MIITLLTDFGDRDALVAQMKGVILSLQPRAAIVDITHEIPPFGIREAAFVLRSAARFFPEGTIHVVVVDPGVGGPRRPLLVVNRRGLFLAPDNGVLSYIYHDHPASRIYRLEAEKYRLKAYSATFDGRDLFAPVASRLSGGLSPSKLGKKIADPVSFPVPEVRRRSGGSLKGAVIHVDRFGNLITNITRKDLAPWLSDGKTAMVTIGGKTIDGLKLFYSEAAPGELAAVVNSDELLEIFCNQKDARSLLNAAPDEPVVVS
- a CDS encoding AtzH-like domain-containing protein, yielding MDTQAVKDVRAVIEKFRDAVQKRDIKALEAAVAHEPDLVFYGSQAGDKQVGWPAIKASFEEQFRETSAIESEELASTIKVNGDTAWAAYDLRYKEIGGSKAGSFETRWSCVLCRYKNGWKVVHMHHSRGR